In one window of uncultured Acetobacteroides sp. DNA:
- a CDS encoding TolC family protein: protein MKLRPFSILTLLLIGSVGAQAQEPWGLERCIQYAISNNITIKQQELNVAISENAVKQAQWSQTPTLSANGSQSVSFGRSLDNTNYTYIDKTAWSGSLGFGSQVTLFGGFNTRNTISKNKLDLQSSLLEVERTKNDISLNIAAAYLQVLFSEEVVSNSEKQVELTKMQVERTQKLVDAGNLSQSSLLDIRSQQAQEEVTLVNAQNQLVIAYLTLKQLLELSADTPFKVEHPTKMNVNDQYVLSNPNQLFEISQNLPQIKSSEVKLQSAEKGIMIARSAYYPSFILSAQYGSNYFSPKNTVLGQDPITGAPIVGKQSISDQLNKNQSTNINLSLRIPIFNSMRTKFSISNARIGYSLAQLDLQQRKNTLYKEISQAHADAVGALKKYAATQKASEALAESFNNIDKKFNVGAANSLDYNTAKNNLSKSESELLQAKYQFIFKTKILDFYKGVPIKL from the coding sequence ATGAAGCTAAGACCCTTTAGCATACTCACACTTCTACTCATCGGCTCCGTAGGTGCACAAGCCCAGGAACCTTGGGGGCTAGAACGGTGCATCCAGTATGCCATTAGCAACAACATCACCATAAAGCAGCAGGAGCTTAACGTTGCCATCTCCGAGAATGCGGTTAAGCAGGCTCAATGGAGCCAAACACCTACGCTTTCGGCAAACGGGAGCCAATCGGTTAGCTTTGGACGATCGCTTGACAACACCAACTACACCTATATCGACAAAACAGCCTGGAGTGGAAGCCTTGGTTTTGGTAGCCAGGTTACCCTATTTGGAGGTTTTAATACAAGAAACACCATCTCGAAGAACAAGCTGGATCTGCAGTCTTCCCTTCTTGAAGTTGAACGAACCAAAAACGATATATCGCTCAACATTGCGGCAGCCTACCTTCAGGTTCTCTTTAGCGAGGAGGTCGTCTCCAACTCCGAAAAGCAGGTAGAACTCACCAAAATGCAAGTTGAACGGACCCAAAAGCTGGTAGATGCGGGCAACCTATCGCAGAGTAGCCTGCTTGATATTCGTTCGCAGCAAGCCCAGGAGGAGGTTACACTTGTTAATGCTCAAAATCAGCTGGTCATTGCATACCTTACGCTTAAGCAGCTGCTCGAACTTTCTGCCGATACTCCATTTAAGGTTGAGCATCCTACCAAGATGAATGTAAATGATCAGTATGTGCTAAGTAATCCTAACCAGCTCTTCGAAATTTCGCAGAATTTACCCCAGATTAAATCATCCGAGGTAAAGCTTCAAAGTGCCGAAAAGGGAATAATGATTGCACGAAGCGCCTACTATCCCAGCTTTATTCTATCGGCCCAGTACGGATCGAACTATTTTTCACCGAAGAATACAGTTCTCGGGCAAGATCCCATAACAGGGGCACCCATCGTTGGCAAACAGTCCATTTCTGATCAGCTGAACAAGAATCAGAGCACCAATATCAACTTAAGCCTTCGAATCCCCATATTCAACAGCATGCGTACGAAGTTTTCCATTAGCAATGCCCGTATAGGCTACAGCTTAGCCCAGCTCGATCTTCAACAGCGAAAGAACACGCTCTACAAGGAGATCTCCCAGGCACATGCCGATGCTGTTGGCGCGCTAAAGAAGTATGCCGCCACCCAAAAAGCTAGTGAAGCACTAGCCGAATCGTTCAATAACATCGATAAGAAGTTCAACGTAGGTGCTGCCAACTCGCTCGACTACAACACGGCAAAAAACAATCTGTCGAAATCGGAATCGGAGCTCTTGCAGGCAAAGTACCAGTTCATCTTCAAAACCAAAATCCTCGATTTCTACAAAGGAGTACCCATAAAACTATAA
- a CDS encoding efflux RND transporter periplasmic adaptor subunit: MKKKKLTRYIIIGVVVLIVFLIVGKRAGWFGKSELQKVAVEKPSDRRIVEYVSANGKIQPVTEVKISSDVSGEIVELPVKEGQRVKRGDLLFKVKPDVYLSQRDRANAALNSSKTRISQAQVQLQKDEQAYRRNKTLYDQKVISKAEFEAFEASYNSSKNSLQAAQYDYQSAQASLKETNESLSKTTVYAPMDGIVSKLNVELGERVVGTMQMAGTEVMRIANLNQMEVYADVNENDIVKVKLNDTALVEVDAYLGHKFKGIVTQIANSATSSATSTDQVINFEVRVLLLEDSYKSIIKPGMASPFRPGMSASVEIQTNSINKALTIPIQAVTNYIDTTKKIAKANKAKKSEEKADEEVKPIDDDSVLDRAGGEEVVYVYNSKEKNVKRVKVKTGIQDNTYIQILSGLTKKDEVVVAPFSAISRKLKDGTKVEVVPPDKVFE, encoded by the coding sequence ATGAAGAAGAAAAAGCTAACCAGATACATCATAATTGGGGTTGTTGTCCTAATTGTTTTCCTTATAGTCGGTAAAAGAGCTGGATGGTTTGGCAAAAGTGAGCTGCAAAAGGTTGCCGTAGAGAAGCCCTCCGATCGCCGCATTGTGGAGTACGTTTCGGCAAACGGCAAGATACAGCCTGTTACCGAAGTTAAGATCAGCTCTGATGTGTCGGGCGAAATTGTTGAGTTGCCCGTAAAGGAAGGACAGCGCGTGAAGCGTGGAGACCTGCTCTTTAAGGTAAAGCCCGATGTGTACCTCTCGCAACGCGACAGGGCAAATGCCGCATTAAACTCCTCCAAAACCCGCATCAGCCAGGCGCAAGTGCAGCTACAAAAGGATGAGCAGGCATACCGCAGAAATAAAACGCTGTACGACCAAAAGGTAATCTCGAAGGCAGAGTTCGAAGCTTTTGAAGCTTCTTACAACTCATCTAAGAATAGCCTACAGGCTGCACAGTACGACTACCAAAGCGCTCAAGCTTCGCTGAAGGAGACCAATGAAAGCCTATCGAAGACTACGGTTTACGCCCCTATGGATGGCATTGTTTCGAAGTTGAACGTAGAGCTTGGCGAGCGCGTTGTTGGAACCATGCAGATGGCAGGAACCGAAGTTATGCGCATTGCCAACCTTAATCAGATGGAGGTGTACGCCGATGTTAACGAGAACGATATTGTGAAGGTTAAGCTCAACGATACAGCCCTTGTTGAGGTTGATGCCTACCTAGGGCATAAGTTTAAGGGTATTGTAACGCAGATTGCCAACTCGGCAACCTCATCGGCAACCAGCACCGACCAAGTTATCAACTTCGAGGTGCGCGTGCTACTGCTCGAAGATTCCTACAAGAGCATCATCAAGCCCGGGATGGCAAGCCCATTCCGTCCCGGCATGTCGGCATCGGTAGAGATTCAAACAAACAGCATTAACAAGGCGCTTACCATACCAATTCAAGCTGTAACCAACTACATCGACACCACCAAAAAGATTGCAAAAGCGAATAAGGCTAAGAAAAGCGAGGAGAAAGCCGACGAAGAGGTGAAGCCTATTGATGACGATAGCGTACTAGACCGTGCCGGTGGAGAAGAGGTTGTTTATGTGTACAATTCAAAAGAGAAGAACGTAAAACGGGTAAAGGTGAAAACTGGAATTCAGGACAACACCTACATCCAAATTCTAAGCGGGCTAACCAAGAAGGACGAGGTAGTCGTTGCCCCATTTAGCGCCATATCGCGCAAGCTGAAAGATGGTACCAAGGTGGAAGTAGTGCCGCCAGATAAGGTGTTTGAATAG
- a CDS encoding NfeD family protein: protein MEAISDSQLWLIIGFIMLVIEMFSLSFFAFFIAMGALLTALLTYLGVLPTIALQIVTFSVSSVLFLIFLRKLLKRKFSQAKGGMDYTEFVGDKVNLIHDIPENGRGKIFYRGTEWDAVSIDGKPIEKDTLVTILKMDGIVAIVKRS from the coding sequence ATGGAGGCAATAAGCGATTCCCAACTTTGGCTTATCATCGGCTTTATAATGCTGGTGATAGAGATGTTCAGCCTATCGTTCTTCGCGTTCTTTATTGCGATGGGCGCTCTGCTAACCGCTCTGCTCACCTATTTGGGCGTACTTCCAACTATCGCGCTGCAGATTGTAACCTTTAGCGTAAGTTCGGTGCTCTTTCTGATTTTTCTCCGCAAGCTGCTCAAACGAAAGTTCTCGCAAGCCAAAGGAGGCATGGATTACACCGAGTTTGTTGGCGATAAGGTTAACCTGATCCATGACATTCCCGAAAACGGTCGAGGTAAGATTTTCTACCGTGGAACCGAGTGGGATGCCGTAAGCATCGATGGGAAACCTATTGAAAAGGATACGCTGGTTACCATTCTAAAGATGGATGGAATAGTAGCCATCGTAAAACGGAGTTAG